TTAAGCTACTGAAGTGACAGGCCATAATAAGCTGTAATTTATTACCACCCCGTTATTACAGGACACATTTTAGTGTTGCTTCAAAAGATTAAATGCGTCAGCATATGACTCCACCTTCATTAGTCTCGTAAAACTGCAgcagcagaaataaataaacagtattaCTGCCAAGAAAACATGGAAGAGAATGTGCACTATACTTATTTGCACTATAGTGACATACAGCAAATATTAAAGGGCACATATCAtccattttattttgtatgtgtttttttcctcAGGATCTCTAATGTTTGTGCAGCATAAAGAGGCATGATTCAATTTTTCCAACCTCTTTTATATGCcttgccttttattttatttttttgttacttttcgTTAAGGATCATATCCTGTCAAAATCTTTCAGTGGAAATCAGTGTAAACAAgatattttgttgcatttctaTCAATCCACTTACTAATTAATTATTACCCATTGCAATTAACCAAATCCAAACTgtgccaaaaagtaaaaaaatggaaatgcaaGGTTTCAGTCCGACAGCATTGATATGTAAATGCTCTCTGTTCTTACAGTTTGCAGTTTGCCCTACTCTGTAAGGTTAGCTTAAAtagatggggctaaactgctgtaggcagaACAGGCAGATATGCTGTATTTACATAAACAATTAGCTCAAAACAGGCTGTTTGACAGGTTGGTTTCCATATAAGTAGTGTACAGTACAGACTGAGGAACTGAATGATACTTTTTTGGAAcagttaaaaaacaaacaaacaaagaaatcagaaaaaataaaaagaatcgtGGACATATATTTAATTTGAATGTATTGATaaattatatttgtgtaaaatgaataTGTTGAGCACATTACACAGCTAGAAGACCAGTCCCTTACTGAAATGACAGCACTTAGTGGTGAATGCTACAGTGTAAAAACATCACATCAGAACAGTTTCAGCATACAGGTAGAAGTACTGTATGTTACTGTACGTTATTTTGTGGTTTCACAGACATTTTTGCTTTTGCTTATATTATTCACCATTTACTCTACTTTTTAAAGGAAGACTTTAAAGGAAGACTTTGAAGTGAAATTTTCTCATaatttatataatgaataaaactgttttgtttttaaaaaacaacCTTTGAAACACATGGAAATTTCAATATGGCACTATTGATTATCAATTGCAATTTCAAACtaaaaatgtatgcaaatacGCCACAAAAGCCAGTTAAACATGTTTATGGCATGCTTTAGCAGGATTAGATATGGGGCAAGCATAGCACACATTTACACAGGAGACAGTGTAAAATGGATTAATTGTTTGAATGTGtcagtgactgtagaaaagcatggaTTCCATTCCACTTTTACAGAAATGTCTACAAAAATAAAGCCAAGATTGATGGgaggatgggtggagctacacatcatattgcaaccagccagcagaggtgctggacctgtggtggctttactttggAGAGATGTTGCACTGtccatgcttttctacagtcatttttCTGAACAATGCTAGCCAGCTTTATTAACCCAAACCCAAATTAAGGTGTGGGTGTGCCCTGTGCTTCCCTACATGCTGAAATGAAAATAGAACACCTTTACTGTAGATTTTATGATCTGGATATATGGCACAAATCCTTACAAAATAACAGCCTACAAAACACAACCGCACAGTTATTTAGTCCATTACTAAAGTTCTGTTTCTTTCTCATCATTGTCATCATTATTTAGATAGTATTCATCGTCAGTAGTGGTATCTGAATCTGAACTGGATTCTTCGAAGACAGACAGTGTAGTCTTATAGCTCCTGGATGGCAGGAATCCACGAGGAGACAAGCTGTCCAGCGAGGTCCTGCTGCTGGTAGAAGATGAGCTGGGGACTTGTGAAATACGCTGTGAGGTGGGGGAGAACGGTGGGGAAGGCGGTGGCGTTGGATTGGCTTCTGCGTCCCATGCGCATGAGGAAGAGTCAAGGTTACCTGGGCTCCACAGACGGTCATTTGACTGCAACCGTCCTACACAGCCCCTGTAGGTACTGTGGACAGGGAGACTGCTTGGACCTGTTACACCATGTTCAGGTGAATTACCTGGACTGCTGTTGCTTGAATGTCTGCTCCTTGGCTCAAACTCATCCAAGCTGGAGAAGTCACTCACACTGCCTTGCCTCGATCCAGTCGAGATTCGACCAGGTCCCGAAGGACGGCCTGAAACTATACTACTAACTGAGACAGATCGGCCGCGCTCTAGTCCATACTTTAGATTGGCACAAGAAGCAGACAAATGAGCTCCCATTAAGCGCTGCCTCTGAGAATTCTGAGCATTTCCTGAATTTCCTGAGACATTCTCAGTTTTACCAACCAAAGAGTTTTTTGTTCTTGTTGAAAAGCAGCTATCAAACACATCGTCGCTCTGAGAGTCTTTTGAAGAAAACGCAGATGGATAAAAGGTAGAAGAGGGACCAGGTGCAGTGGTTTTTCTGGTTTGTGGCATGGTGGCATAGCGATTAATATAATGGGGCTTAGGCCAGTTAGGGCTTTGTGGTCTACCCAGGAACTGGTTTCCATTTTCATCTGCAAGTCTTTTGTGCTTATCCACATTTGGCGAGTTCTCACATTTCTCGTTCGAAAAAGTGAAACCAGACAAGGCACCAGAAGAATTATAAGATTCTTTCCTATTTGTGATTTGAGAAGAaactggtgattttaatgtttgACTCTCATGGCAAACCTCATTCTTTTTGCATTCAGGAGCCTTCAAGTCAGAAGACTGCTGATTCTTTGTCTTTCTTCTAGCTGTCAAATCATCATCCTCTGAACGTTTGACACCGAATTTCATTCTTAAACGATTTAAAACCTGGTCcattttgttgctgttttttagtCCTGTCATCTCTCCACTTTTACCGTCCTGATTTGTCAAACCCTGTTTGTCTGCAAAGGCCGATGAGGTCTGACTATTTTCTTCCTTACTTCTTGAGAAGAAGCTCCTTTTAGAGTTGCTGCGCTGGATTCCTTGCAAGGTTTCATGTGTCTGCAGCGGTGTTACCTCCTCCTTTGTAATGGCAGGTACAGTCTCACTAACTGTGAGCATACTTAATGTAGAAGAACACAACTCTTGAGCAGCAGAAGTACTTCCTTTGACACTCTGAGATAAAAATGTGCCATCCGGTCCTGTTTGACAGATGTCCTTATCGATTATGCCACTCTGCGAGGGGAATGTTGTGTCTGGGATTGAGTTAGTAGTCTGAGAGTCTGTGAACCTTGCAACTGGTGAGCTTTGTGATGTGCTGCAAGGTTTGAGAGTCGGTTCCATTGTAAAACGCTTATCAGAAGCACTATCAGAAACCCCCTTAATTCTGTTGTATTTCTTCACAAGAAGATAAGAGCCGTCTTCAGCTTTAGGAGAGGAAGAAGTCGTGGCTGAACTATCATAAGATGCTGATTTTCTGTGCTGGTGTGTGACAGGTGGAGATGTGGGATTGTGCAGAGCACTGTTGAGCCTTGGTCTTGCAGAGATGAGGGTGGAGTAGGGAGATTTACTGAGATGAAGCTCTGATCTCCTGCCACTGTCAGGTGGTAGAGACTGCAGTGACCTGAAGGAAACGTCCTTTGTTTCTACTTGACTCAAATCAAAAGTGAACCTTGAGATTCCTGCATTTTGattctctttctttatttggTCCTCTTGTTTTAGAAATGGGCTTAGAGGACTAGGAGAGGTATTAAGGGCAGTGGATGTCTGTGTGGTCAAAGGTGGGCTAGTTTCTCTCAGGTATGAGTAGATACTTGGAGCACGAACTTGTCGGAGGGGTCTAGCTGAAGAGAGCAGATTTGTCTGATCTGAAGAGCTTTGATTTGACTGGGATTGTCTCAAGTTCAAATAGTTCTGCCATACATGGGATGGGCTTGTTCTTTCCATGGCAGAAATTTCTTTCCTGGGTGTGAACACAAGGCTGCCGGTGAATGTTCTTCCACTTAATTGGTCGATTGGGCTGGGTGAAAGGTTCTCAGGATACAAACTCCTTATATTATTTGTTGAGTTCTGGTTGCTGTTTTGGCCAGTTTGAGTCAGGTTCCCGGGTGGTATCCCAGCTGTGAGGTTAACTGTGGTTGTCTGGATAATTTGGGGGCTTGTGCTTTGTGATGTGCTTTCTGTGGGTTGACTGATGTGATTCTGAACAATGTTATCTGAAATGTGATATCTGTTTGAAATTGAGGTTCCaatattattgtttgtattgtCCTTGGGAGTATTTTTTGGTAAATCAGTAGCAGTTCTGTGGAGGCTATTAATATTGGAGTTTTTGTAGTCAGTAATGCTGTGCTGCACTGACTCATTGTTGCCTAAATGAGAACATTTCCTTTCGAGACTTTCCCTTGAATGCTCCTGAGAAGCATTCAGACTCTCTGATTGGTTGGATCCTGTTGTGGAGCTTGAATAGATCCTGTCCTTATTTGTATCATTGATTGTAGATGTAGTTTTGCTGGAAATGTTAAATTCTCTATTGATTAAAAACATTGATCTCCTTGATGCCCTCATCTCTCTGACATGTGGTGAAACAGGAGATGTTTCTGGACTTTGGATTTGCTCAGAAGATGCAGGAAATGTATAGCGCTGAACGTTTTCTTTGGTTGGGGAGTCTGGGGAAAACAGGGGGGTGTGTGGTTGAGAAAGTCTTAATTTGCTTTTATTCGGCAGGGTTAGTGACCTGACAGACGTGGTTAGCTGCTTCTCCATTTCAGTGCTCTCATCATTTTCTGTCCTTGAGTTTAACCTCCTCCATGAGAGAAGCAGACTGCTGGTTGTTGGTCTGGAGGTTGGTGGGGAGAAGGTTTCTGCCTGATCCTCAGGCTGCGATATCCTTTTGTATCCCCTGACTTGAAGGGATAGAGCTGACCTGGTCACCTGATTTGAGTCCAGTGGCAAATGAACAGATTTTCTGTGTTCAACATCTTCAGCATCTGCTGTCTTCTGGCTTGTATCCAAAGGAGTGGGTTTCAAACGTGGTTTTATTGTGTGCAAGGTGGCTGTGAAATGCTGAGAACTGGTAGTGTCTTTTTGCCATTCAGCAGTGCTCCTGCTGGTTCCTGCAGAGTCCCTGAGCTTATCGTTAAATTTATCAACAGTTTCACCACCTGCTCTCATCTGGGTAAGAAGAAATGGCTGATGAGGTGAATTCTGTGTGGAAACAGACTGGTTGCTATTCTGTCCACTCACCTGGCCATCTTGTTCAACCTCACTGACGTCTCTCTTAGGTCTCCTAAAGCGCCCACTCCAGTGAGGCCCAAGTACAGACACTAAGGTAGATGTGAACATTTTTGCAGCGGGGCCAGTATGACTTGGATCAGTCTCACTTTTACAGCTGTGATGAGGAGCGGGAAAAGAAGGCAGTGATAAGGCCCGCTTTAGTGCTCTGGGAGAGCATGCAGCAGGCTGGCAGTTGGTGCTGGCCTTTGAACTGCTGGCCTCTCCAAATAGGATTAGATTACTGTTACAGAGTGCTCCTTCCGCATTCTCTCTGAAAGGGTCGTTAACTCCTGATTCCCTTTCTGCAGTTTTACTCTCACCGATTGGCTGCTGTGTCAGGTGATCAGAACTTGGCAACGGTTCCTGTGAGCAGTTTTGTGCAGTTTGTGCTGGATCACACAGCGCTACACCATGCTGTGTTCCCTCCTCTGATCTGTGGCATGGTATATCATGTCCAAAGTGTTTTTGCTGGGTAATGGTAGTGCACCTTTTTTGAAAGGGTGGTTTTGAGAAATTCTCATCTTTTTCTTTTCCAGCTGAATCCCTGTTGGTCTTTAACTGTAAAGGAAACAcatagaaaatgcattttaataggCATTCAGAACCATTtaatcaaaaatgtaataaactgGTGCTTGTAATATGGAAAAATATGGAAGACCTGGCATTGCAATATCGTGTTGCTTTACAATATATACCACAATATCAAAACACACTGGATtctacagaagtcaatgatccaacatgttatGATTAGGGTTGCATTATTATGATATTTTCATGGTAGAATATTCATGATCTCATATTGCTGATGCAATATTATGATTATACATGATTGACCCTCAAAGAAATTATCTGTTTAGTTGTAATACCGTAATACACACAGTATTATACTACCAATTTCCATTCCAAGGAATAATTAGCGAATGTATACTGCTGTATCCCTATCTAATATGATATTAAGAATGCCTTCTGTGTATTGAAAATTCAAGTTATATATCAGGCAGATATAACCTGCCACTGCTAGATCTGTCATGAAAAATCAAAACAGTATAATTTATCCTTTTGACTCCAGCAAGCTGTATTATGACATGCATGGCTGAATCTGGCTTATGCAACATTACATATCCTGTAAAATGTGATGAAATGTGATGAAGATGATATATTATAATGTGCAGCCTAACATTGTATTATATAAAACATGCTAAAGACGTTAACAGCATTTAAACTGTTAAAACAAACCCCTCCTATTACTGTACTTGTGTTGACACTGTGACAAAGCAAACACAAATGCTTTGCATTCCACTGTTTCTTGAGTTTAAAATTGCTAACTGTAATACAGAAATGTCATGTATTGCAAAGTTGCAAGTtaagaaaatcaaaggaacttCTGATTCTATGAATGATAATCATTAAAGGTCTGCTCAGTTAATTGTTATTGTAGATGCTTACCTCAGGGTATTGGACATTTGCTGGCCTCCTTACAGCATCAGGTTTTCTGtgtctgtaaaaatattaatacaaataatttacTGTACCACATTTTTATTCACACAGTTTTGAACAAAGTGATTTGCATATCTTCTTCAAGTTCAAAACATTGGTTACATAAGCAAACACTGGCTTCAATTgctaaaacatttgaatttgcCTAAGGCAAAGAACAGGGAGAGGAGGCTACGAAACGTAGCTTTGCTTCCTTGCTTATTTTCTCACATGCCACACACTGGCCACGCCATCTGTGTTTTCAGACTCTTTTTACACCTTCCAAAATATTCACCACCACAACGTGGACAAACAGGATGAACAACATTCCACCCTTTCTCTCCCAGACTAAGTATTATAAAGGTAAACAATCCATAAGGCTCTCTGAAAGGGAGGAGACTAAGCCTAAGCCCTTTTTTGATCCGCCTGTCTCCAGCACATGCATGGGTTACCCTCGCACGTCATGCTCGGCATGTTGATACTGTGGGCACCATAAACCAGGTCTGATAGGTCTCTACAGTCTTAAATAGAAACAAGAAATAGGTCAGGCACTAAAATTGCCATCAATGAGTACGGCTCTTTGTtcatgctttatatatatatatttttttttaataagtttgAACATGTTAAAAAATGCAGACACACCCTCCTACAGCACACAGACGCTAAACATGTCTAGAAACAAGTTCTCTTTGACTGCAAACTGCAAATATTGCAAGTTCGCGAATC
This genomic interval from Astyanax mexicanus isolate ESR-SI-001 chromosome 1, AstMex3_surface, whole genome shotgun sequence contains the following:
- the zmp:0000000991 gene encoding uncharacterized protein zmp:0000000991 yields the protein MSTHDLTVKLNSSSSSSAESSPPEQQRTEAAEPQKLSAGNKNEPALTGTSANSLQTNKNLYIRRKILLNSKGDWTSPTGDLKEVPDQLRFTSFFSLRLPSKRSEKNKKYTETKLISNDIHRKPDAVRRPANVQYPELKTNRDSAGKEKDENFSKPPFQKRCTTITQQKHFGHDIPCHRSEEGTQHGVALCDPAQTAQNCSQEPLPSSDHLTQQPIGESKTAERESGVNDPFRENAEGALCNSNLILFGEASSSKASTNCQPAACSPRALKRALSLPSFPAPHHSCKSETDPSHTGPAAKMFTSTLVSVLGPHWSGRFRRPKRDVSEVEQDGQVSGQNSNQSVSTQNSPHQPFLLTQMRAGGETVDKFNDKLRDSAGTSRSTAEWQKDTTSSQHFTATLHTIKPRLKPTPLDTSQKTADAEDVEHRKSVHLPLDSNQVTRSALSLQVRGYKRISQPEDQAETFSPPTSRPTTSSLLLSWRRLNSRTENDESTEMEKQLTTSVRSLTLPNKSKLRLSQPHTPLFSPDSPTKENVQRYTFPASSEQIQSPETSPVSPHVREMRASRRSMFLINREFNISSKTTSTINDTNKDRIYSSSTTGSNQSESLNASQEHSRESLERKCSHLGNNESVQHSITDYKNSNINSLHRTATDLPKNTPKDNTNNNIGTSISNRYHISDNIVQNHISQPTESTSQSTSPQIIQTTTVNLTAGIPPGNLTQTGQNSNQNSTNNIRSLYPENLSPSPIDQLSGRTFTGSLVFTPRKEISAMERTSPSHVWQNYLNLRQSQSNQSSSDQTNLLSSARPLRQVRAPSIYSYLRETSPPLTTQTSTALNTSPSPLSPFLKQEDQIKKENQNAGISRFTFDLSQVETKDVSFRSLQSLPPDSGRRSELHLSKSPYSTLISARPRLNSALHNPTSPPVTHQHRKSASYDSSATTSSSPKAEDGSYLLVKKYNRIKGVSDSASDKRFTMEPTLKPCSTSQSSPVARFTDSQTTNSIPDTTFPSQSGIIDKDICQTGPDGTFLSQSVKGSTSAAQELCSSTLSMLTVSETVPAITKEEVTPLQTHETLQGIQRSNSKRSFFSRSKEENSQTSSAFADKQGLTNQDGKSGEMTGLKNSNKMDQVLNRLRMKFGVKRSEDDDLTARRKTKNQQSSDLKAPECKKNEVCHESQTLKSPVSSQITNRKESYNSSGALSGFTFSNEKCENSPNVDKHKRLADENGNQFLGRPQSPNWPKPHYINRYATMPQTRKTTAPGPSSTFYPSAFSSKDSQSDDVFDSCFSTRTKNSLVGKTENVSGNSGNAQNSQRQRLMGAHLSASCANLKYGLERGRSVSVSSIVSGRPSGPGRISTGSRQGSVSDFSSLDEFEPRSRHSSNSSPGNSPEHGVTGPSSLPVHSTYRGCVGRLQSNDRLWSPGNLDSSSCAWDAEANPTPPPSPPFSPTSQRISQVPSSSSTSSRTSLDSLSPRGFLPSRSYKTTLSVFEESSSDSDTTTDDEYYLNNDDNDEKETEL